In the genome of Micromonospora sp. Llam0, the window TAGACAAGTCCAGGCTCGGCTATGAAGTAGCCCTCTTGCAGGATACTTGCGGCAATGAGTAGTCCGGTGTCCTCGGAGGCGGGTAGTGCCATCCAGCCACCGAGTGCCATGATGAGTTCTCGGCGGATGCAGAGTGTTCCGGGCACCACTGGAAGGTTGTACTCGTTTTGAGACCAGTAGTCATAGATCGCTGATCGTGCAAAAATTCCCTCTGTCGGATCGGAATGCCACTTCATCAGCGACCCGTCCGGCAGCAAATCGACCGTACTTGTTGTTGTCCATCCGACTTCTGGATAGGCGCTGAGGATGGCAATTTCCCGTGCCAGCGCGCCGGGCGTGAGCATGTCGTCTGCGTCCAGCGCCTTGACTAGTTCACCGCTCGACCGAGAAAGCGCAATCGTCCTAGCTACACCTGGTCCCGACTTTCGGCCCATGTCGTACTGAATGCGCGGGTCGTCAGGGATTGCTGCAAAAGCTTCGCCGTCTTCGCCGTCTTCTTGGATGATCCACTCCCAGTCCCACCCGGCGGGCATCTCCTGATCTAGCAGCGACTGCCACGCGGCTTCGAGATATGGAATCGCGGGTGTATGCACGGGGGTAATCACGGAAATCGTACTCATGTCACTTCCACCTTTCGAGTTGGATCACGTAGTGCAGTTCGGTTCTGTCTCCGCCGAAGATGGAGTCGGCTACCTCGACGACCCGCCCGGTCGTGTCAATCGAGACCTTGCGCAGGGCGAATACCGCAACGCCTGGATCGATCCTCAGGCTCTCGGCTTCTTCGAGTGACGGCGGTCGGGATATCACTCTCTCCTCGATCCGGTCCAACTCGATGCCGATCGTGTAAAGCTGGTTTTGCGTGCCACCTGGCCACGGCTCGCTTGACGCGTCGAGAAGCTCGGGGTTTACGGCGATCATGTCGTAGATCAGAAATGATCGCCCTAGCCCGAGCGGGGATTCCTCTGCCTTCAAGACGGTCCTGTATGTCCTTTCGAGCAGGCGCGTTCCTACCGGGATGCCGAAAGCCTCTGCCAAGTCCTCATCAGCTACGGCATCCGGGAAGTACTCGGCGCTGAAGTCGAAATCGCCCATCTGAAGCCCGGTGTCCCTTTCTGCCGATCCCGTGCCGAACCGCTCTCCGATCGGCAACCGCGCCCGGTCCTTCTCCCACTGGTGACGGGTGGACGTCCGCCGGAGCCGCTGGCGAGGGGTACGCACGAACGTGCCCCTGCCGTGCTGCTTGTGGATCAAGCCCTCAGCGGCAAGTTGGTCAAGTGCTCGCCTCAGCGTGGCGAGGCTCACCCTGTACTCCCTCAGGAGGACGGTTTCCACCGGCATCTGCGCGCCCGGTGGCAGCTCGCCCTGTTGGATCTTGCGCCGCAGGTCAGCGGCGATCCGGTCGTACTTGGTTGCCATGACTGGCTTCCTCGCTCTCCAGACGCCCAGGTGGGCCGGTCAGTCGGTCCTCTCAAGCTTAAGTCCTCTGAAGGAGTTGACAACGGTCGTCCGGCCAGTAGATTGATCACAAGTCCTCTAGAGGACCGGAGGAACAGTCCTCTAGGTCCCTTAATGAGTGGAGTCTGTCTTGAGCAGCAGGGAAGCCCTGGACGTCGGTCCTACCCCCGACGAGTTGGCCGCGATCGAACGTGAGTGGCCGTTGATTGAGGCCGAGTTGGCGTTGCTGGACGCCGAGATCACCGCCCTGTACGTCGCCGATGGCGGGCCGTCGCAGCTTGACCGCCGCCGGGTGCGGCGTGCTGGGCAGCGGGTGATGCGGGAAGCCGCCGCCCTGGGCGACGTCCAGGCCGTGACGGTCCTGCGGGTGCGGAAGGCGGTGGCCTGATGACGACGCCCGCG includes:
- a CDS encoding DUF6284 family protein — encoded protein: MSSREALDVGPTPDELAAIEREWPLIEAELALLDAEITALYVADGGPSQLDRRRVRRAGQRVMREAAALGDVQAVTVLRVRKAVA
- a CDS encoding glycosyltransferase, yielding MSTISVITPVHTPAIPYLEAAWQSLLDQEMPAGWDWEWIIQEDGEDGEAFAAIPDDPRIQYDMGRKSGPGVARTIALSRSSGELVKALDADDMLTPGALAREIAILSAYPEVGWTTTSTVDLLPDGSLMKWHSDPTEGIFARSAIYDYWSQNEYNLPVVPGTLCIRRELIMALGGWMALPASEDTGLLIAASILQEGYFIAEPGLVYRKWSGQSTAQSSHHDETERRARITVITRRAEAMKALWTQQ
- a CDS encoding GntR family transcriptional regulator, which gives rise to MATKYDRIAADLRRKIQQGELPPGAQMPVETVLLREYRVSLATLRRALDQLAAEGLIHKQHGRGTFVRTPRQRLRRTSTRHQWEKDRARLPIGERFGTGSAERDTGLQMGDFDFSAEYFPDAVADEDLAEAFGIPVGTRLLERTYRTVLKAEESPLGLGRSFLIYDMIAVNPELLDASSEPWPGGTQNQLYTIGIELDRIEERVISRPPSLEEAESLRIDPGVAVFALRKVSIDTTGRVVEVADSIFGGDRTELHYVIQLERWK